One region of Labrus mixtus chromosome 1, fLabMix1.1, whole genome shotgun sequence genomic DNA includes:
- the adamtsl5 gene encoding ADAMTS-like protein 5, protein MPSLLTRKLSLFPALTFVLLLVAPVCLSSPQSSWISAWGPSGEVSSGRPTRARRQLHYRNEWATWSVWSVCSRSCGSGASVRTRTCITRNPVGGPCAGDPRQYKICNTKVCPPNSEDFREMQCAAFNDRPLVAGTSFKWTTFHGGSNPCELSCLALGHNFYYNFGRVLDGTACDKEPGAVCVNGHCLRPGCDSILGSKQQEDACMVCGGQNTTCLHHKSVYQSNGLEAAGPFGYNEVTMIPAGATHIRVTDNSRNYLALQNGRSQFVINGNWKISIPGEYNIAGTKLLYRRSADTWESFEVPGPTQEDLHLMVLATDRNTGIEYEYWLPPDQYALYHRSPLREAHHTANYLPWDQPITTTTTTTNPPSTTSTRPPPVTTRAPWYIRPVKPPRRAPHHSRHPRPSQPILPRLEREDNHRNLLPQPAPGKHCGKCPRVKGRRERQRQYCQKDFVFRGRVMGKLYRGEETRYDVQIIHTYRNGYRLEHREFLWVPNVCDCPHLEEGRQYILMVRRHINHEHTLNRILLEEDSYVVPYRPREDELLRPLERLCSNRGRKQPEDLRG, encoded by the exons GAAGCTGAGTCTGTTCCCGGCCCTGACCTTTGTCCTGCTGCTGGTCGCTCCTGTATGCCTGTCGTCCCCGCAGAGT TCCTGGATTTCTGCCTGGGGTCCCTCCGGTGAGGTCTCATCAGGTCGTCCGACTCGAGCCCGGCGGCAGCTGCACTACAGGAACGAGTGGGCCACATGGAGCGTCTGGTCCGTGTGCTCACGTAGCTGTGGCAGCGGAGCCTCTGTGAGGACACGCACCTGTATCACCAG GAACCCAGTGGGTGGACCATGTGCAGGAGATCCCCGGCAATACAAGATCTGCAACACCAAG gtgTGTCCGCCCAACTCGGAGGACTTCAGAGAGATGCAGTGTGCTGCCTTCAATGACCGCCCGCTGGTGGCTGGAACCTCCTTTAAATGGACGACCTTTCATGGAG GCTCTAACCCGTGTGAGCTGAGCTGCCTGGCCCTGGGTCACAACTTCTACTACAACTTTGGCCGAGTGCTCGACGGCACAGCCTGCGACAAGGAGCCCGGAGCCGTGTGTGTGAACGGACACTGCCTG AGGCCGGGCTGTGACTCCATCTTGGGTtcgaagcagcaggaggacgCCTGCATGGTGTGTGGAGGACAAAACACCACCTGTCTGCACCACAAGAGTGTGTACCAGAGCAACGGGCTGGAAGCag CCGGACCTTTTGGATACAATGAAGTGACAATGATCCCGGCTGGAGCCACTCACATCCGAGTCACAGATAACAGCAGGAACTATCTCG CCCTCCAGAACGGTcgctctcagtttgtcattaacGGTAACTGGAAGATCAGCATTCCAGGGGAGTACAACATAGCCGGGACGAAGCTGCTGTACCGGCGCTCGGCTGACACCTGGGAGAGCTTCGAGGTACCAGGACCGACCCAGGAGGACCTCCATCTGATG GTGCTGGCCACGGACAGAAACACGGGGATCGAGTACGAGTACTGGCTGCCACCAGACCAGTACGCTCTGTACCACAGGAGTCCACTGCGTGAAGCTCACCACACGGCTAACTACCTCCCCTGGGATCAACCCATCActacaaccaccaccaccaccaaccccCCTAGTACAACCAGCACCCGACCTCCTCCTGTCACCACCCGAGCCCCCTGGT ACATAAGACCTGTGAAGCCTCCACGCAGAGCTCCTCATCACAGCCGCCATCCACGCCCCAGCCAGCCCATCCTGCCCCGCCTGGAGCGCGAGGACAACCACAGAAACCTGCTGCCTCAGCCCGCACCTGGAA agcattgtgggaaatgtcCGCGAGTCAAAGGTCGAAGGGAACGTCAGAGGCAGTATTGCCAGAAGGACTTTG tTTTCCGGGGCAGAGTCATGGGGAAGCTTTACAGAGGCGAGGAGACGCGTTACGACGTCCAGATCATCCACACGTACAGGAACGGCTACCGCCTGGAGCACCGGGAGTTCTTGTGGGTCCCGAACGTGTGTGACTGCCCCCACCTGGAGGAAGGGAGGCAGTACATTCTGATGGTGCGTCGTCACATCAACCACGAGCACACGTTAAACCGCATCCTGCTGGAGGAGGACAGCTACGTGGTGCCGTACAGACCCAGAGAGGACGAGCTGCTGCGACCGCTCGAAAGACTCTGCAGCAACAGAGGACGCAAACAGCCTGAGGACCTGAGGGGCTGA